In Paenibacillus sonchi, a single genomic region encodes these proteins:
- a CDS encoding ABC transporter ATP-binding protein produces the protein MTQSAKAVLLDVKEASRSFGGLKALSEVSLYIGKGELIGLIGPNGAGKTTLFNLLTGVYPPSTGSIILNNESIGGMKPYKINHKGAARTFQNIRLFTSMTVLENVKIAFHQHARHSLFTSMLRLPKHFKGEDEITQKAMDILKIFNLAGQCGEVASNLSYGNQRRLEIARALAAGPKLLLLDEPAAGMNPNETRDLMNLIAWIRKEFDLTILLIEHDMSLVMGVCDRIYVLDRGMLIANGTPSEIRSNPKVIEAYLGQEA, from the coding sequence ATGACGCAATCAGCGAAAGCAGTGCTTCTTGATGTTAAAGAGGCCAGCCGTTCTTTTGGCGGGCTTAAAGCCCTTAGCGAAGTTTCCCTTTATATCGGCAAAGGCGAGCTTATCGGTCTGATCGGACCCAACGGTGCAGGCAAAACAACACTGTTTAACCTGCTGACCGGGGTTTATCCGCCCTCTACAGGCAGCATCATCCTTAACAATGAATCGATCGGCGGGATGAAGCCCTACAAGATTAACCATAAAGGGGCGGCGCGCACTTTTCAGAACATCCGGCTGTTTACATCCATGACCGTGCTGGAAAATGTGAAAATCGCCTTCCACCAGCATGCCAGGCATTCCCTGTTCACCTCGATGCTCCGGCTGCCGAAGCATTTCAAGGGAGAGGATGAAATCACGCAGAAGGCTATGGATATTCTGAAAATATTTAATCTCGCCGGTCAATGCGGTGAGGTTGCCAGCAATCTCAGCTACGGGAACCAGCGGCGGCTTGAGATTGCGCGGGCTCTGGCCGCAGGCCCGAAGCTGCTGCTCCTGGATGAACCGGCGGCGGGCATGAACCCGAATGAAACCCGTGATCTGATGAATCTGATTGCCTGGATCCGCAAGGAATTCGATCTTACAATTCTCCTGATTGAACACGATATGTCTCTTGTCATGGGCGTGTGCGACCGGATCTATGTGCTGGACCGCGGCATGCTGATTGCGAATGGCACACCCTCGGAGATCCGGAGCAATCCGAAGGTCATCGAAGCGTATTTGGGACAGGAGGCGTAA
- a CDS encoding branched-chain amino acid ABC transporter permease produces MKKLNTNFWVGIIVALAFYGIVQVLLTTGIFSDVTRSMLLLIGVNIMLAVSLNLITGITGQFSIGHAGFMSVGAYTSAILTLDYNVPFIPAILAGGVLAAVFGVLIGMPTLRLNGDYLAIATLGFGEIIRIIMLNTEYVGGASGLSGIPAKTTWTMLFLFTLITVVVINNFIGSTHGRACIAIRENEIAAEAMGINTTRYKIIAFTIGALFAGMAGGLSAHTFYVITPGSFNFLKSFEIIVMVVLGGLGSTAGSIVGAVFVTLLYTYLREFPEWRMIIYSIVLILMMIFRPSGLLGKTKFSLGKLGKKEAKANDAISESSAS; encoded by the coding sequence GTGAAGAAGCTGAATACAAATTTCTGGGTAGGCATTATTGTTGCCCTGGCCTTTTATGGAATCGTTCAAGTTCTTTTAACAACGGGAATCTTTAGTGATGTAACGAGATCTATGCTGCTGCTGATTGGTGTGAACATCATGCTGGCGGTGTCGCTTAATCTGATTACCGGGATTACCGGACAGTTTTCCATCGGCCATGCAGGCTTTATGTCGGTAGGAGCGTATACCTCGGCTATCCTGACGCTGGACTATAACGTTCCATTCATTCCGGCCATCCTTGCCGGAGGTGTGCTGGCAGCTGTGTTTGGCGTATTGATCGGCATGCCGACACTCCGCCTGAACGGTGACTATCTGGCTATAGCTACCCTTGGTTTCGGTGAAATTATCCGCATCATCATGCTTAACACGGAATATGTCGGCGGAGCTTCGGGACTGAGCGGCATTCCGGCCAAAACCACATGGACCATGCTGTTCCTGTTCACCCTGATTACAGTGGTAGTGATCAACAACTTCATCGGATCTACACACGGCCGCGCTTGTATCGCCATTCGTGAGAATGAGATTGCCGCAGAGGCTATGGGGATCAACACCACCCGTTACAAAATCATCGCTTTTACCATCGGTGCCTTGTTTGCCGGTATGGCCGGCGGGTTGTCAGCCCATACGTTCTATGTTATTACTCCGGGCAGCTTCAACTTCCTGAAGTCGTTCGAAATCATCGTTATGGTTGTACTCGGGGGGCTTGGCAGTACGGCCGGTTCCATCGTAGGAGCGGTTTTCGTTACTCTGCTCTATACTTATTTACGCGAATTTCCGGAATGGCGGATGATTATCTATTCAATCGTTCTGATCCTGATGATGATCTTCCGTCCAAGCGGCCTGCTTGGCAAAACCAAATTTTCTCTAGGAAAGCTCGGCAAAAAGGAGGCCAAGGCAAATGACGCAATCAGCGAAAGCAGTGCTTCTTGA
- a CDS encoding ABC transporter substrate-binding protein has product MKKIGAIILSAVLTAVLASGCGNNNTENSGNSASGGNTAGDTIKIGADLELTGGQASFGDSASKGAKLAVQQINDAGGILGKKLELVVADNASKSEEATQVAQKLITTDKVVTIIGASTSTNTLGIVPVATEKEIPLVSVGATNPKVTVDERTSKVNDWVFRAAFIDPFQGQVMANFAVDSLKAKTAVIYTDTSSDYSKGLQKFFEETFKSKGGEVLSQESYQQKDSDFKAVLTRIKAANPDVIYLPGYYEEVGKILKQAREMGITAPFLGGDGWDSPQLAEIAGADALNDTYMSNHYSPEDTAAEVTSFVDAYKAANGGAVPDGMAALGYDALKLVADAITRAGAADPAKIKDALAATKDLQLATGKITLNETHDPVKAAVVLKFVDGKQTFETKVNP; this is encoded by the coding sequence ATGAAGAAAATTGGGGCCATTATTTTGTCGGCAGTACTGACGGCAGTATTAGCATCGGGCTGCGGCAACAACAACACAGAGAACAGCGGCAACTCTGCAAGCGGCGGCAACACTGCCGGGGACACAATCAAAATCGGAGCTGACCTTGAGCTCACAGGCGGCCAGGCTTCTTTCGGCGACTCCGCATCAAAGGGCGCGAAGCTGGCTGTCCAGCAGATTAACGACGCAGGCGGTATTCTTGGCAAGAAGCTCGAACTGGTTGTAGCTGATAATGCCTCGAAATCTGAGGAAGCCACACAGGTTGCGCAAAAACTGATCACAACGGATAAGGTCGTTACCATTATTGGCGCTTCCACATCAACCAACACCCTGGGCATCGTTCCAGTAGCAACCGAAAAAGAAATCCCGCTCGTCTCAGTAGGTGCCACCAACCCTAAGGTTACTGTTGACGAACGCACGAGCAAAGTGAACGACTGGGTATTCCGAGCTGCCTTTATCGATCCATTCCAGGGCCAGGTCATGGCTAACTTTGCCGTTGATTCCCTGAAAGCCAAAACGGCGGTCATCTACACAGATACGTCGAGTGATTATTCGAAAGGATTGCAGAAGTTTTTCGAAGAAACTTTCAAATCCAAAGGCGGAGAAGTGCTGAGCCAAGAGTCCTACCAGCAGAAGGATTCCGACTTCAAAGCCGTGCTGACCCGTATCAAAGCCGCCAACCCGGATGTGATTTACCTCCCAGGCTACTATGAAGAAGTGGGTAAAATCCTGAAACAGGCACGTGAAATGGGCATCACTGCCCCCTTCCTGGGAGGAGACGGCTGGGATTCGCCGCAGCTGGCTGAAATCGCCGGTGCAGATGCGCTGAACGACACGTACATGTCCAATCACTACTCGCCGGAAGATACAGCTGCTGAAGTTACCAGCTTCGTAGATGCCTACAAAGCAGCTAACGGCGGTGCAGTGCCTGACGGTATGGCCGCGCTGGGTTATGATGCACTCAAGCTGGTTGCCGATGCAATTACCCGTGCCGGAGCCGCAGACCCTGCCAAGATCAAAGACGCTTTGGCAGCAACCAAAGACCTGCAGCTGGCTACCGGTAAAATTACGCTGAATGAGACACATGACCCGGTAAAAGCGGCTGTTGTGCTGAAGTTCGTTGACGGCAAGCAGACGTTCGAAACGAAGGTTAATCCTTAA
- a CDS encoding Lrp/AsnC family transcriptional regulator, which produces MENYAIDDIDYRILHYIIEDSRLSHKEIGEKIHMTGQAVGARIRRMRELEIIEGYTVRWNPQKLGQNIHALITVFLSSNKAHPLFQKFALEHGSVAELHRVSGEGCYWMRVYAKDHEELASFLDQLLEFGNYRVSLGMSQLK; this is translated from the coding sequence ATGGAAAACTACGCAATAGATGATATAGACTACAGAATCCTACACTATATAATAGAAGATTCCCGGTTGAGCCATAAGGAAATTGGGGAGAAAATACACATGACAGGGCAGGCTGTAGGCGCGCGAATCCGCAGAATGCGGGAGCTGGAGATTATTGAGGGCTATACGGTACGCTGGAATCCGCAAAAGCTCGGGCAGAACATTCACGCATTGATCACTGTGTTCCTCAGCTCCAACAAAGCGCACCCGCTTTTTCAAAAATTTGCCCTGGAGCATGGAAGTGTGGCCGAACTCCACCGGGTCAGCGGCGAGGGCTGCTACTGGATGCGTGTATACGCCAAAGATCATGAGGAGCTCGCCAGTTTCCTGGACCAGCTGCTGGAGTTCGGCAATTATCGGGTCAGTCTCGGCATGAGCCAGCTTAAATAG
- a CDS encoding helix-turn-helix domain-containing protein — protein sequence MQSIYERIEYLIKQKGITKKKFCEQLNISTGNMGDWKRGKSTPGTHKLIEIGAFFQVSLDWLILGKKTSEMVREGSEDYFFGQLRQLNCQSDELKPEEQNFIKEYFEFTQYRKQKETEGNS from the coding sequence ATGCAGTCCATCTATGAACGAATTGAATACCTGATTAAGCAAAAGGGAATCACTAAGAAAAAGTTTTGCGAACAGTTAAATATCAGCACGGGGAACATGGGGGATTGGAAGCGGGGCAAGTCAACACCAGGGACGCATAAGCTGATTGAGATCGGGGCGTTTTTTCAAGTGAGTCTGGATTGGCTGATCTTAGGCAAAAAGACATCTGAAATGGTGCGTGAAGGATCGGAGGATTATTTTTTTGGCCAATTACGGCAATTGAATTGCCAAAGCGATGAGCTGAAGCCGGAAGAGCAGAATTTCATTAAGGAATACTTCGAATTTACCCAATACCGCAAGCAAAAAGAAACAGAAGGAAATTCTTAA
- a CDS encoding response regulator, translating into MYRVMLVDDEETITEGLKVTIDWEQNRCKVVDTSSDGDEAIRKASIVKPDIVITDIRMLNLDGLSMIEQLKDNHPRLKFIVLSGYSEFELAKRAILLGITAYLLKPIDEEELEDALTRCIQGIEQDHEHHSGEDDESALFELGENKKDVISEAKAYIQSHFASEVTLTTISEHLFINPFYLSRLFKKRTGESYLNYITKVRLEEAKKLLITTDKKIYEVAESVGYDTTKYFSKIFEKWVGCKPSDYKNKYNQQR; encoded by the coding sequence ATGTACCGTGTTATGCTAGTGGATGATGAGGAAACGATTACCGAAGGCCTTAAAGTCACAATCGATTGGGAACAAAACCGGTGTAAGGTCGTGGATACTTCTAGCGACGGCGACGAAGCAATCAGAAAAGCCTCCATAGTTAAGCCAGATATTGTTATTACCGATATCCGCATGTTGAATCTGGATGGCCTGTCAATGATTGAACAGCTCAAAGACAATCATCCACGGCTAAAGTTTATCGTGCTGAGTGGATACTCAGAATTTGAACTGGCAAAACGGGCCATTTTACTGGGAATCACCGCATATTTGCTGAAACCGATTGACGAGGAAGAGCTGGAGGATGCGCTGACCCGCTGTATCCAGGGCATTGAGCAAGACCATGAGCATCATTCCGGCGAAGACGATGAATCTGCTCTATTTGAGCTGGGAGAAAATAAAAAGGATGTCATCAGTGAAGCGAAGGCGTATATCCAATCCCACTTCGCTTCAGAGGTCACATTGACCACCATATCAGAACATCTGTTTATCAACCCCTTCTATCTCAGCCGCCTGTTCAAGAAACGCACCGGAGAGTCTTACTTAAACTACATTACAAAGGTCCGTTTAGAGGAGGCAAAAAAACTGTTGATTACTACGGATAAGAAAATATACGAGGTCGCAGAATCGGTCGGTTATGATACCACCAAATACTTCAGCAAAATATTTGAGAAATGGGTAGGATGCAAACCCAGCGATTATAAAAATAAATATAACCAGCAACGATAA
- the ltrA gene encoding group II intron reverse transcriptase/maturase translates to MNAKGLTTPKEKVQELQEKLGHAAKENSKRKFHALYDKIHRWDVLCEAWKRVKANKGAAGVDAVTLADIEEQGETSFLKACERELKEGNYYPQPVRRHFIPKKDGKLRPLGIPTVRDRVIQMATKLVIEPIFEADFEEVSYGFRPKRSAKGALERIRKACNRKGNWVVDVDIQGYFDNINQEKLMKLIQMRINDRRILKLIRKWLQAGVMEEGNVKRSDLGTPQGGVISPLLANIYLHYFDRLWEKHGSGLGELTRYADDFVVVCKTKKDAEHAYELIRRIMERLELTLHPTKTRIVGLWTGDEGFDFLGMHHRKTKAETSQGKVYYTTQQWLTKKAEERIRGVVKNRLAPPSMRSRSFAEQVEWLNPKIQGWRNYYYTNYSQKRLAKLDWYILQRLTRWYAKKRQRRRWMSSLSEVKYIANMYGLKTLL, encoded by the coding sequence GTGAATGCCAAAGGGCTAACGACACCAAAGGAAAAAGTTCAAGAACTCCAAGAAAAGCTAGGTCATGCGGCCAAGGAGAACAGCAAGCGTAAATTCCATGCCCTGTACGACAAAATCCACCGCTGGGACGTGCTGTGCGAAGCCTGGAAACGGGTGAAGGCGAATAAGGGGGCTGCAGGAGTAGATGCCGTGACGCTCGCAGATATTGAGGAACAAGGAGAAACAAGCTTCCTCAAGGCTTGCGAGAGAGAATTGAAAGAAGGCAACTACTATCCCCAGCCCGTACGGCGGCACTTTATCCCAAAGAAAGACGGGAAGCTAAGACCGCTGGGCATACCCACTGTTCGCGACCGAGTCATACAGATGGCAACTAAGCTGGTAATTGAACCCATCTTCGAAGCAGACTTCGAAGAAGTCTCTTACGGATTTCGTCCGAAACGAAGTGCGAAAGGAGCGTTGGAACGAATTCGGAAAGCCTGCAACCGCAAAGGGAATTGGGTAGTCGACGTCGATATCCAAGGTTACTTCGACAATATTAATCAAGAGAAGCTCATGAAATTGATACAGATGCGTATCAATGACAGGCGGATCCTGAAATTAATACGGAAGTGGCTACAGGCGGGAGTCATGGAAGAAGGAAACGTAAAGCGATCTGATTTAGGCACTCCGCAAGGTGGCGTCATTTCACCGCTGCTGGCGAATATCTACCTGCACTACTTTGACCGATTGTGGGAGAAACACGGAAGTGGATTGGGAGAGCTGACAAGGTATGCAGACGACTTTGTAGTGGTCTGCAAAACCAAAAAGGACGCCGAACATGCGTATGAACTCATACGCAGAATCATGGAACGTCTGGAACTCACCCTACACCCGACGAAAACCCGAATTGTAGGCTTGTGGACAGGAGACGAAGGGTTCGACTTTTTAGGAATGCACCACCGAAAAACGAAAGCAGAAACTTCTCAAGGGAAGGTATATTATACCACGCAACAGTGGCTAACGAAGAAGGCAGAGGAACGGATCCGAGGCGTGGTCAAAAACAGATTAGCACCGCCGAGCATGCGCTCAAGATCGTTCGCGGAACAGGTGGAATGGCTCAATCCAAAAATTCAAGGATGGAGAAATTACTACTACACGAACTATAGCCAAAAGAGGTTAGCTAAGCTGGATTGGTATATTTTGCAGAGATTAACCCGGTGGTATGCGAAGAAGAGACAACGTAGAAGATGGATGAGTTCATTATCTGAGGTTAAGTATATTGCCAACATGTATGGACTGAAAACGCTATTGTGA
- a CDS encoding branched-chain amino acid ABC transporter permease: MEYFIQQLINGISVGSIYALIALGYTMVYGIIKLINFAHGDVFMVGSFIGLYSAKYLTDAGFPPVVVLILSLVISMTISALLGITIERLAYKPLRKSTRIAALITAIGVSFLLEYTGVLILGPQAQGFPDIMDKKQFTLFGSSIQVESNQVMILLTTIILMIILQYIVRFTKTGKAMRAVSFDVEAARLMGINVDRTISATFAIGSALAAAAGVIFGMTYNSVDPLMGVMPGLKAFVAAVLGGIGSIPGALVGGLLLGTVETEISSLGFSSWRDGVAFAVLILILIFKPSGLFGKNVREKV; encoded by the coding sequence ATGGAGTATTTCATTCAGCAATTAATTAACGGGATTTCCGTAGGCAGTATCTACGCTCTGATCGCCCTTGGTTACACTATGGTTTACGGTATTATCAAGCTGATCAATTTTGCGCATGGGGATGTATTTATGGTGGGGTCGTTTATCGGACTGTATAGTGCCAAATATCTGACAGATGCAGGTTTTCCTCCGGTTGTCGTTCTGATTCTGTCGCTTGTCATCTCCATGACGATCAGTGCGCTGCTGGGCATAACGATTGAACGGTTGGCCTACAAACCGCTGCGCAAATCCACACGGATTGCTGCACTGATTACAGCCATAGGTGTATCCTTTCTGCTTGAATATACCGGAGTGCTCATTCTCGGGCCGCAGGCTCAAGGCTTCCCGGACATTATGGACAAGAAACAGTTCACCCTCTTCGGATCATCCATTCAAGTGGAATCGAATCAAGTAATGATTCTTCTAACAACGATAATTCTTATGATTATTCTGCAATATATTGTCCGTTTCACCAAAACCGGCAAAGCCATGCGTGCGGTATCCTTCGATGTGGAGGCGGCGCGCTTGATGGGGATCAACGTAGACCGCACCATTTCGGCAACCTTTGCTATCGGTTCAGCGCTTGCTGCCGCAGCCGGGGTGATTTTCGGGATGACCTATAATTCAGTTGATCCTCTAATGGGCGTTATGCCTGGGCTTAAGGCTTTTGTTGCTGCTGTACTTGGAGGCATCGGAAGTATTCCGGGTGCACTTGTAGGCGGGCTGCTGCTGGGGACGGTAGAGACGGAAATTTCCTCACTCGGATTTTCCTCCTGGCGTGACGGTGTAGCTTTTGCTGTATTGATTCTGATCCTTATCTTCAAACCATCCGGGCTGTTTGGCAAAAATGTCCGGGAGAAAGTGTAG
- a CDS encoding ABC transporter ATP-binding protein, which yields MLKVQGINVYYGAIHALKDLSIEVKQGEIVTLIGANGAGKSTLLQTLSGLLKPKTGSIEFLDKSITNQSVQSIVKQGLIHCPEGRRVFANMSVEENLELGAYLQNPSSLAADFERVYKTFPRLLERKKQQAGTLSGGEQQMLAMGRALMGHPKLLLLDEPSMGLAPLLVRDIFTIVKEVNDAGTTVLLVEQNAHQALKIAHRAYVLETGRVVLEGDAKELADSEEIKMAYLGH from the coding sequence ATGCTCAAAGTACAAGGAATCAACGTTTATTATGGAGCGATCCACGCTCTGAAAGACCTTAGCATTGAAGTGAAGCAAGGGGAGATTGTGACCTTAATCGGTGCCAACGGCGCCGGCAAGTCGACACTGCTCCAGACACTATCCGGCCTGCTGAAGCCAAAAACAGGCAGCATTGAATTTCTGGATAAATCGATTACGAACCAGAGTGTCCAGTCGATTGTGAAGCAGGGACTCATTCATTGCCCGGAAGGGCGGCGCGTATTCGCCAATATGTCGGTAGAAGAAAATCTTGAGCTTGGCGCTTATTTGCAGAATCCGTCCAGTCTGGCGGCTGACTTTGAGAGAGTCTACAAGACTTTCCCGAGACTTCTGGAACGCAAGAAGCAGCAGGCCGGAACCTTGTCTGGCGGCGAGCAGCAGATGCTTGCTATGGGCCGTGCGCTTATGGGACACCCCAAGCTGCTGCTGCTGGATGAACCGTCCATGGGGCTTGCCCCGCTTCTGGTCCGGGATATTTTTACAATCGTCAAAGAAGTGAACGATGCCGGCACAACCGTGCTGCTTGTGGAGCAGAATGCGCATCAGGCCCTCAAAATCGCCCACCGCGCTTATGTGCTGGAAACCGGCAGAGTAGTATTGGAAGGCGACGCTAAGGAACTGGCGGATTCCGAAGAGATTAAAATGGCTTACCTCGGGCACTAG
- a CDS encoding helix-turn-helix domain-containing protein, with translation MHSIYERIEYLIKRQGLTKKAFSEQLKISTGNMGDWKRGKSTPGTHKLIEIAAFFNVSLDWLILGKQNANTLKESGEDYFFGQIRQPNCQTDELLPEEKEFIKEYIEFTNYRKHKANGDGSL, from the coding sequence ATGCACTCTATCTACGAACGAATTGAATATCTGATTAAACGGCAAGGACTTACCAAAAAAGCTTTCTCTGAGCAGCTGAAAATTAGCACCGGCAACATGGGGGACTGGAAGCGGGGCAAGTCGACACCCGGCACGCATAAGCTGATTGAGATCGCCGCATTTTTTAATGTCAGCCTTGATTGGCTGATTCTGGGCAAACAGAATGCTAACACACTGAAAGAAAGTGGAGAGGATTATTTTTTTGGCCAAATACGGCAACCGAATTGCCAAACGGACGAATTGCTGCCGGAGGAAAAGGAATTTATCAAGGAGTATATTGAATTTACTAATTACCGTAAGCATAAGGCAAACGGGGATGGTTCTTTATGA
- a CDS encoding MBL fold metallo-hydrolase, whose translation MKIQLIRHAALWLEYGGETFLVDPMLSEKEANPPIPNSLNARRNPLVPLPGPVQQWLAPDAVLVTHLHQDHWDEAAVSRLPHELPVLCQDGDEGTLSAQGFGHISVIEDDEAKDFRGVTLKRTGGRHGTGEIGERMGKVSGFVFRAEGEPVLYVAGDTIWCDEVKEALDEHKPEVIIVNAGGAQFLTGGHITMNEQDIIELCRYAPEASVIAVHMEAINHCLVTREQLAARLEQEGLLGRVKIPADGEWC comes from the coding sequence TTGAAAATTCAGCTCATCCGCCACGCGGCCCTATGGTTGGAGTATGGTGGTGAAACTTTTCTGGTAGATCCCATGCTCAGCGAAAAAGAGGCGAACCCGCCCATTCCGAATTCCCTCAATGCACGAAGAAATCCGCTGGTCCCCTTGCCGGGGCCTGTTCAGCAATGGCTTGCACCTGACGCTGTGCTCGTTACGCATCTGCATCAGGATCATTGGGATGAAGCGGCAGTGTCCCGGTTGCCCCATGAACTTCCCGTGTTATGCCAGGATGGAGACGAAGGGACTCTTTCGGCACAGGGCTTTGGGCATATATCTGTGATTGAGGACGATGAGGCGAAGGACTTCCGGGGGGTGACCTTGAAGCGGACCGGCGGCCGGCATGGCACAGGAGAAATCGGGGAACGTATGGGCAAGGTGTCAGGGTTTGTGTTCCGTGCTGAAGGCGAGCCAGTCTTGTATGTGGCCGGTGACACGATTTGGTGCGATGAAGTGAAAGAGGCCCTGGATGAACACAAGCCGGAGGTCATCATCGTTAATGCCGGGGGAGCACAATTCCTGACCGGAGGTCATATTACCATGAATGAGCAGGACATTATAGAGCTGTGCCGCTATGCTCCAGAAGCATCAGTGATTGCTGTGCATATGGAAGCCATCAACCATTGTCTGGTTACCCGTGAACAGCTTGCCGCCCGCCTGGAGCAGGAGGGATTGCTGGGGCGTGTCAAGATCCCGGCAGACGGGGAATGGTGTTGA
- a CDS encoding pentapeptide repeat-containing protein, with amino-acid sequence MNNKIAPPKITEENALLPQQIHTLQSKEEISHCLISDSLIEYQEADRVSFDKVIFRNVTVTESTLHAIELTDVIFENCDLSNVNFSDAFVHRTAFRNCKLIGTDFSRGRFQNVRIVDCIGDFASFRFGKFKGTVFTNCRLVSSDYYQAELTHIEFSECDIDQATLAGCRLKEIDLSDCSFTGLHVDIEDLAGCIISAEQAASFAGLLGLVIKTDTDL; translated from the coding sequence ATGAACAACAAAATCGCTCCGCCCAAAATCACTGAAGAAAATGCTTTGCTGCCACAGCAGATACATACACTCCAATCGAAGGAAGAAATCAGCCACTGCCTGATCAGCGACAGCCTGATTGAATATCAGGAAGCGGACAGGGTATCGTTCGACAAAGTGATTTTCCGGAATGTGACGGTTACCGAGTCCACACTTCATGCCATTGAGCTGACGGATGTGATCTTTGAAAATTGTGATCTGTCGAATGTGAATTTCAGTGACGCTTTTGTGCACCGGACAGCGTTTCGGAATTGTAAATTGATTGGCACAGACTTCAGCAGAGGCCGATTTCAAAATGTACGGATAGTGGATTGTATCGGGGATTTCGCCAGTTTCCGCTTTGGTAAATTCAAAGGGACGGTTTTTACGAACTGCCGGCTGGTCAGCAGCGATTATTATCAGGCGGAGCTGACCCACATCGAATTCTCGGAATGCGATATCGACCAAGCCACCCTTGCGGGCTGCAGGCTAAAAGAAATCGACCTCAGCGATTGCAGCTTCACCGGTCTGCATGTCGATATCGAAGATCTCGCAGGCTGTATCATCTCCGCAGAACAGGCGGCTTCCTTCGCCGGACTGCTCGGATTGGTCATCAAGACCGACACCGACCTCTAA